The following nucleotide sequence is from Stigmatopora argus isolate UIUO_Sarg chromosome 18, RoL_Sarg_1.0, whole genome shotgun sequence.
TTTACTCCCCCAAGTCAAATGGACACGTAACAGATGAGGACAGGGCAcagataaagagaaaaaaagcgcTCTGGAGACAAAACAGGGCCCAAATAATGGAATAACACACATTTAAGCACCGAGACGATTGAGTTACATCAGGCGCTGAGGGGCAGGTGGTGGGTAGCGACTCCTGCGTTTGGAGTCGACTGTGCTTGGGGCTTCACGTAGTCACAAACTGTGACTGTCAGGCgctgtttttgtaaatatttgagcACAGGAGCTGAAAAAGTCACAATTTCACGCAACAGTTGTGTCAACAAAGGGTGTCAGGTTagtaagggagggagggagggatggagggaggtaGTGATAATGAGGGAGGGCCTCATCAACGACCTCCATTCACCATTAAACACTTGTTGTCATTAAAGTGTCACTGGTAAAGTGGATCATCATTAACACTGTAAGTAAGATACATTCTCACCTTGGGCTGTTGGAAGTGATGTCTGTGACTAAATGAGTAGCTATGGATGCTCTCAGAGGCAAATCTGTGTGAAAGCGTGTCAAAGTGAGCATGCTGCTCCAGAGGCTGTGCTCTAGGATTCAGCTGGACCCCCCGAAACACTACTGGAGGACCACCCGAACCCTCTCACAAGGCAAGGCAGGGCCTCCCtgattttgttgtggttttaaAGTTTGTGGGAATTGCTTTAAATAATATATAGCAGAAATTGCTCTGTagtgtttttgcttttatttggttaaaaatgactatttgaCACAAGATATTGCccgttaactcattcactgttcGACATTTTAAAAgttccaatgatttttttttgttttaaatcagtTTTTGCCCATTTTTAAAGATAAATGGAATATTATCAAGGCAGCAaccttacaaaaaaatccagaatgGATTCTCTTATTTTAGAACTTGTAaattattcaggttttttttgtaatcagcaaaagaacatttaatttaattttaacaaaaaacttAAAGATATTGAGAGTCTAGTCTTTATATTTAACTAAAAAACTGTTGATTCCAAAATCCAATTTATAAGACAAATTAAGTTTGTTTCAATGGGTTAACTAAAGTAATTGTGGTGAACATTTTCCTCCTGTTGCGTGCCTCATTGTTCATTTAGTGAGGATGATGTTAGCATTTTTTGTGCTGATGTGGCAGACTTCGTTCACGGCATGGAGTTTCAAATGCTGTCTCCATGAACACCATATAGCATCTGTACAGCAGAATTTGAGAGAATTTCAGTGagtctttgtgttttttcagtcaCTCTGGGAAAACCTGTTAAATATCAGGATACAAGAATacattttttggtatttttgtgGCTCTGGAATATCAAAATGAGTCCAATTAACCTAAACAAACGATTACTAAATGAGAGGAAATAAGAAATTAGCATCCCCCATCCCTAATGCTTATCATACTCATGTTTAtcaaatacacatttaaaaacaaacatgtctTCTTTTACATAatatcaaacacatttttaccCATCCGGGTAGTACAAATATAAACACCAATGTACAATGCACCAACCTTGagcaataaaaatagaaatgggataaataagaaaaataatagaATAATTTGTGGACTTAATGAGAAATAATAATGGATACATTAATAACATCTACATTTAGTGCATAAACAGTAGCAGAtggatttcccccaaaaatccttATCATACGTGTACGAATAAACTATCATAGGATGTGATGCTttgtagatatattttacacaGGCGTTCCCATATTTCTCTTCATATGAGCCTTTTGTGCTAGTTAATGGTTAAGTAATAGTTTTCATTTTAGGTACAGAGTGTTAAGTATTAATTACCAGTATCACCCTTGACGCAGGTCAACGTGGCGGCGGCCCTTTTTCCCACCGCGGTGAGCTGCGCAATGCCAAAAGGATTGTGGTGAAGCTGGGTAGCGCCGTTGTCACTCGAGGTGACGAATGCGGTTTGGCGCTGGGACGGCTGGCGTCCATTGTGGAACAGGTGATATTTTTGCTCCACCATTAAGAATTGCATGGCGATATCTGTCGACGGCGAAATGTCATCCACAGGTGGCGGTACTGCAAAACCAAGGGCGGGAAATGATGATCGTCACCAGTGGCGCCGTGGCCTTTGGCAAGCAAAGGCTGAGGCACGAAATTTTGCTGTCCCAGAGCGTTCGGCAGGCGCTGCATTCAAGTCACAGTCAACTCAAAGACACGGTTGCTGTGGAATCGCCTACATGTTGTTACCTCCTGTAAAATGATATACTACTATATAGTATTTTTCTCAATCCTGCTCACAGTTGATGCCCGTTTTGGAAGCCCGTGCGTGTGCGGCCGCTGGGCAGAGTGGTCTGATGGCGTTGTACGAGGCCATGTTCTCACAGTACAGCACCTGCACTGCACAAGTACTTATGATCCTTTTTGGACGGGTTGTAAAGTgacagttaaaaaaatggattatttcTTAACTGACTCTTCAGGTTCTGGTGACCAATTTGGACTTCTACGATGAGCAAAAGCGCAAGAATTTGAACAGCACGTTGCAGGAGCTACTGCGCATGAACATCGTGCCCATCGTGAACACCAATGACGCCGTGGTGCCACCGCCGCAGCCTGACAGCGACCTGCAAGGGGTAAACGTGGGTACCGTTGGTCAGCGGGGGGCACGGTTGGCTGGTTGCGGGGGCTTTGTGGTGGAAAAATACGCTATATTTTCAAGTAATTGTAGAAGACTGACTTTTTGATCCGGGTCCTTAGAGGGTTGTGTTATATGtccagtagcagtagtagcagtagtagtactacttgttgtagcagtagtagcTGTAGTATACTtgttgtagcagtagtagttgtagtatacttgttgtagcagtagtagttgtagtatacttgttgtagcagtagtagcTGTAGTATACTtgttgtagcagtagtagcTGTAGTATACTtgttgtagcagtagtagttgtagtatacttgttgtagcagtagtagtagtgattgttgtagcagtagtagtagtgattgtTGTAGCAGTAATAGTACTAGTACTTGttatagcagtagtagtacttgttattgcagtagtagtacttgttatagcagtagtagtacttgttgtagctgtagtagtagtggtacttgttgtagcagtagtagtacttgttgtagcagtagtagtacttgttgtagcagcagtagtagttgttgtagcagtagtagtagttgttgtagcagtagtagtagtagttgttgtagcagtagtagtagttgttgtagcagtagtagtagttgttgtagcagtagtagtagttgttgtagcagtagtagtacttgttgtagcagtagtagtacttgtagcagtattagtagtatatagtagttgtagttgtggtagtagtggtagtagtggtagtggtagttgtagtagtagtagtggtagttgtactggtagtggtagtggtagtagtggtagttgtactggtagtggtagtggtagtagtaagtagtagtggtagtagtagtagaattattattagtagtagtagtaggggttgtgttatacatccactaaatcaagttgtagtagtagtgataggtTTTCtgcatcaactagatggagctgtgtgctaaagggaattttatACAATGATTTACAAATATTGTTCCATGTATAAAAGACATCGGATTATACGGTGCACCGCTAGTCTACAGTATATTGTGCAGATGTTGTGGTTCAGAAGACAGAAGGTGACAGCTcggaattgtttttttctttgctcaTATTCAAACATTATATCGCCACCGGGACACTTCAGCGACAGATGTTTGTCGGCATCAGCTGTTTTGTGTTTTCACTGCAGGTGATCAGCATTAAGGACAACGACAGCCTGGCGGCGCGACTCGCCGTGGAGATGGAGGCCGACCTGCTCATCGCGCTCTCCGACGTGGAAGGCATGTGCCGCCACGTCAACAACACCATCTGCCTTCGTTAATGAGTTGTGGCAGGATGGGTCTGTCCAATGATGCGTTTTGGGGGGGACAAACATACACTGATGGAGTTGACATAGGCACCATGTTTGCGGTTCTTCGTcggacctttttttcttcttctctttatTATTAGGACTGTACAACCGCCCCCCTGGAACAGACGATGCGAAGCTCATTGACACCTTTTACCCTGGAGATCAGCAGTCTATCACCTATGGGACAAAGTCCAGAGTTGGTATTGGTGGCATGGAGGCCAAAGTAGGTGAAAAAATGTTTCTGGAAAAATTTGGGTATTCAATTTTAACAGAAGAAGAAACAAAgggcaaaattattattattattattattttatttctaagaagaagaaaaaaatgagaatagGTCATATTTTGTTGCTGAATTCTTGTCATTGATGTTATCTCTCTGGCAAATTTTCTAAACCTTTGCcacaaaattgtaaaatttttcATTGGTTTCATACCCCAGTTAGCTTTCCTTGGTCATTTCCATGCTCCTCCCACAGGTCCAGTCGTCTATCTGGGCGCTTCAAGGTGGCACATCGGTGGTCATTGCCAACGGGACGCATCCTAAAGTAACGGGCCACGTCATCGCCGACATTGTGGAGGGCAAGAAAGTGGGCACCTTCTTCTCAGAGACCAAACCGGCTGGTAACTGTCCCGTTGCATTGTCCTTCTTAATTGCTTAAACCAGTACCGCttgcattgttttttatttttatgcttaAACCAGTACTGTTTACATTACTATTTTTTAGGCCTGACTGTTGAGCAGCAGACTGAAATGGCACGCAATGTTGGGAGAAAATTGGCTGCCTTACGACCAGAGCAGGCAAGAATAGTATATTAATATAATATCAATATAGTATACAATATTCCCACTAAATGCACACTTCCTTTTTAACTGTGTCCCAAAACTATAGTTTCTCATCACTTTTCCATCAAGCTACATTTTATGATATCCTAAACAACACTGATATCATGTGGTTGAATGTGGTATTGCATGGCCTTCCTATAATCATAATATTTTGTGTTACTGTACATAGAGGAGCGAGATCATCTTTCGCCTTGCAGATATTTTGATTGACAGGAAAGAAGACATCTTATCGGCCAACAAGATGGATGTCGATATGGCAGTCAGCTCAGGTGAGGTATATGGGAATCAGCTTGTTGATTGTTGACATCGCTTCGTCATGTGGCAAGTGGCGTGTAATCCGTCCCGAATGAAGGTCAACTTCCGGCCGCCCTGCTGGCTCGCATGAGTCTGTGTCCGGCCAAATTGGACAGCCTGGCGTCCGGCCTCCGACAGGTGGCATTGGCCGCCCTGGATTGCGTGGGTCGCGTGGTGCGCAAAACCAGGGTGGCCCACAAGCTTGAGTTAGAGCAGATCACCGTGCCCATCGGGGTCATTTTGGTCATTTTCGAGGGCCGGCCGGACTGCCTGCCGCAGGtaacttttttccatttttgtttcaaattgtcTTGGACTTATTTacataaatagtaaaaaaaatggtgtaatATCTGTCCTATGCAGGTGTCGGCCTTAGCCATCGCTAGCGGCAATGCCAGCCTGCTGAAGGGTGGCAAAGAGATGGCTAATACTAACCGGGTCCTCCATGGGATCACCCAAGAAGCCCTCGCCATGCATGACGTCAAAGAGGCCGTGCAGTTGGTAACAAGAGACATTTTCAATAACGTTGGATGGAACTTTAAGAATTTCCCCCcgagtatatatttttagaataaaataaacagaaattGAAATTTGCcattagctggggtaggctccagcaccccctgtgagccttgtgaggataagcggtgtggaagatgaatgacattttaaaaggctAGAAAGATTTTTCATTCCACCCTTACAATTCTTTtcccatttttctttgtttgccacattCTACTGTCAGAACTATCATTTATAGTTTTGAagaaatataataaaaagggttcgtttttttcatcacagtatttgttttaaattaaattaacctTTGTGACCTGCATTAaaagatataataataataataataatcggacataggccatgtcgtaattaccacaacacaaaaagcctacttgtcatcacacgcagaaactgcatgtgacgaaattgatggtgcttctccataagctacgtttaatcggcaaagacctaaataagtgtaagttacggacttgtaattagtcattccgctgttgtggatacaggtcgcttacctctcgattaccgcacactgtctgacacttaccttcctgtctgccacttaccttccttcaagtcagctagtaggaggcagatcaccaaccaaagaTGTATATTTTTACATCTCTTTACTTTTTGTGGGGGTTCTTGCGATGGTTAGGGGCAAAGGGCTAAAAATAGAAGATTTGGGCATTTTGATGTTAAACAAGGACTCTAAGAAAATGTAGCAATGTTAAACAATAGttgtttatatataatatatatatatacacatacatacatacatatacacatacatacatacatacatacatacatacatacatacatacatacatacatacatacatacatacatacatacatacatacatacatacatacatacatacatacatacatacatacatacatacatacatacatacatacatacatacatacatacatacatacatacatacatacatacatacatacatacatacatacatacatgcatgcatgcatgcatgcatgcatgcatgcatacatacatacatgcatacatgcatacatacatgcatacatacatacatatagcatataatataataattagtttttttttgtgatgttaTTTACTTTTTTGCTGAGCCAATTTTGATGTGGATGTAATCAGAGAAACCCCTCAAACTGTATTTATTCCCCAGGTGAGCACACGCGAGGAAGTATGGGACCTCTGCCGATTGGACAAAATGATCGACCTGATCGTCCCTCGCGGCTCGGCCGAACTGCTGCGAGACATCCGCCGCGCCTCCAAAGGCGTCCCCGTCCTGGGCCACAGCGACGGCATCTGCCACGTCTATGTGGATGTCCAAGCCGACCCCGATAAAGCTGTCAAAATCGGTCAGGAACTTCTGAAACTTTCAATAGAAAGAAATCGGAATCTAAACAGAGCGGTGCTGCGATTTCGTCGCAGTCCGAGATTCCAAGTGCGATTACCCGGCGGCCTGCAACTCTATGGAAACGCTGCTGATCCACCGGGACGTCCTGTCGATGCCGCTTTTTGGACAGATCGTTGACATGCTGCGAGCCGAGCGAGTAATAAGTCCACACAATATCTGGAGTTATAGAAATGTGTATTAGGAGTTATTTAAATGTTGTGTGTTCAGGTGAAAATCCACCCCGGGCCCAGGTTTGCGTCCTACCTGACCTTCAGCCCACTGGAGGTGCAGTCCATGCGCACGGAGTACTGCGACCTGGAATGCTGCATTGAGGTGGTGGATGGCCTGCAGGCGGCCGTTGAACACATTCACAAATATGGCAGCTTTCATACCGATGTCATCGTCACGGAAAATGGTAAGTTTTTTTTAGCCCTCCACATTTATTCCCTTGAAAATCTGCATAGTATCAGATACAGGCTTTGTACAATAATCTAACTGGAAAAGCAGAATTTTGTAACAAAAATTATATCAATTCAtggaaatttgttttttttctttctgaggGACCAATAGAGGCTCCAAAAAATTGTATAATAattagtatgtatgtatatatgtagtgtgtatgtatacattaattatgtatatgtatgtatgtagtatgtatgtgtatgtatgtgtatgtatgtgtatgtatgtgtatgtatgtgtatgtatgtgtatgtatgtgtatgtatgtgtatgtatgtgtatgtatgtgtatgtatgtgtatgtatgtgtatgtatgtgtatgtatgtgtatgtatgtgtatgtatgtgtatgtatgtgtatatgtatgtgtatgtatgtgtatgtatgtgtatgtatgtgtatgtatgtgtatgtatgtgtatgtatgtgtatgtatgtgtatgtatgtgtatgtatgtgataAGTACATGCATGTACGTgtagtatgtatatgtatgtatgttgtatatatatctatgtatgtatgtagtgtATATGCATCtatgtatgtagtatgtgtatgcatgtagtatgtatatgtatgcatgtggtgtgtatatgtatgcatgtggtgtgtatatgtatgtagtatttatggagtatgtatgtatatttatattttatatattaaatcTGCCTTATTCCAACACAGACAAAGTTTTGCAATCTTTACCTAGAAAGTTGAAAGTATACTGTGCTTGTGATCATAACATGTTGAAAAATATGTTACACTGCACTTCTTTGCCCCTTTTTTGTCTCAGAGGACACGGCTGAGCAGTTCCTCCAGCACCTGGACAGCGCCTGCGTCTTCTGGAACGCCAGCTCCCGTTTTGCCGACGGCTACCGCTTTGGACTCGGTGAGCTGTGTGACTTTTGTGTTGTTCAGCtcttctactactactttttttttaccttcatgtACACGCAGGAGCTGAGGTGGGCATCAGCACGGCGCGCATTCACGCCCGGGGCCCCGTGGGCTTGGAGGGTCTGCTCACCACCAAGTGGGTCCTAAGGGGGGACGGTCATGCAGCGGCTGATTTCGCCCAACCGGGTGGCATTGAGTTCCTTCACGAGGACCTGCGGACGGCTCGGGCCGAGGAGCTGCAGCAATTCACTTAAGACACTTTAGCATTAAACTGATTAAAAAAGGCAAGAGAGTCTTAACATTGACCCCTATTGAttgcgacagacgtccaattcctaATATTAATTAATACTTATCATAATATACCCTTTGTGGGAAAGAAAGGATTGGGACTTGTCTAACCAATCTTACTTTTCTGATTGGTGCTGCAAAAAAGCACGCTCACTGCCCTTACTATCAATTATGAAATCATATCTTTCATATACCCAGGCtgcatgatttatttttttcaaaactatCCAAGTTTTGTTTGCTAATTTCAAATTTGCCATCAGTTTATTtctgtatgtttttgttttcatgtgtTCTTGTGTTTCATGTTTCAATAAAGGAAAGGGAGATCATGTttggtaaggtttttttgggggttcaaaaaatgaccacatttatttgttaaaaatagttcagctatttttttaaagttacaccatgtatagtaaaacgTTTTTCCTTGAAAAAGATAATgcacagtaaggcttttatttaaaaagaaatgaccatctctagtaaggctgtttttcattttaaaaagaaaaaagaaaaaggtagaacatgtatagtaaggccttaaaaatgatcatgtatagtaaggctatttttcattaaaaaggaaaaaggtacatcatgtagagtaaggcttttttgtccttaagaaaaagaaaatgtctattaaggcatttttttcctcaaaaaagaccatgtttagttagacaatttttcattaaaaaagacaatgtatgttaaggcttttatttgttaaaaatgaccatgtatagtaagacaaattttaatttaaaaaaaagagcagaacatgagtagtaaggctttcatttggttaaaaaaatgaccatgtatagtaaaaaaaattcttaaaaaaacatgtttagtaaaacattttcttaaaaaaacatgtatagcaaaacattttcttaaaaaaagaccatgtatatatagtaaggcttttatttgtttaaaaagaccttgtatagtaagactcatttgaattaaaaaaaatagtagacCATgagtagtaaggctttcatttggttaaaaaatgatatgtatagtaaaacattttcttaaaaaaagaccatgtatatatagtaaggcttttatttgttgggtggatggatgtgttttccttgtgtgtcctgtccacCTGATTGTATGCATATCACTTACTTTGTCCCTTTTGGCTCTCCTTCCTTGTGTGAcacaggtgtttgtgattgccACCAATCCCTGTCTGTGTTTTTGTATGTCCTTAGGGAAGTATTGTTTCCTGTTTAGTAATGTTTGCCTGTGTGTTGGTTGGTGTGCATCTCCCCTGTTaagcatgtatttttcttcatttagtCCCAGTTTTTATAATTGTATATGgctgtttttcattaaaatgtgcatCTGCACACCCCATCCACCCAAAACTGCAAGAAAACATGACAGGAATGCTGGGAATGTCTCCACTGAATGACTGAAAGGGTCCTGATATCAGCCCAACAGGTAATATTTTGGATACTACAAATTATAATAACTTTTGTGATTAGAATTGTACTGAAAACCAAATCAATTGGTAATTGGCTGCCATCTGGGAGTAATAAAAAGCTGGGAGTTCTAGCATTAAATGAAGCCTCTCGTTGAGCAATAATATGATAGCATCAATAAAGAATATTTGGCTATTTAGTTTCAAACACGGATGAATTTGGTCGACACATTCGCTCGTGTCTC
It contains:
- the aldh18a1 gene encoding delta-1-pyrroline-5-carboxylate synthase isoform X2; this encodes MLLQRLCSRIQLDPPKHYWRTTRTLSQGQRGGGPFSHRGELRNAKRIVVKLGSAVVTRGDECGLALGRLASIVEQVAVLQNQGREMMIVTSGAVAFGKQRLRHEILLSQSVRQALHSSHSQLKDTLMPVLEARACAAAGQSGLMALYEAMFSQYSTCTAQVLVTNLDFYDEQKRKNLNSTLQELLRMNIVPIVNTNDAVVPPPQPDSDLQGVISIKDNDSLAARLAVEMEADLLIALSDVEGLYNRPPGTDDAKLIDTFYPGDQQSITYGTKSRVGIGGMEAKVQSSIWALQGGTSVVIANGTHPKVTGHVIADIVEGKKVGTFFSETKPAGLTVEQQTEMARNVGRKLAALRPEQRSEIIFRLADILIDRKEDILSANKMDVDMAVSSGQLPAALLARMSLCPAKLDSLASGLRQVALAALDCVGRVVRKTRVAHKLELEQITVPIGVILVIFEGRPDCLPQVSALAIASGNASLLKGGKEMANTNRVLHGITQEALAMHDVKEAVQLVSTREEVWDLCRLDKMIDLIVPRGSAELLRDIRRASKGVPVLGHSDGICHVYVDVQADPDKAVKIVRDSKCDYPAACNSMETLLIHRDVLSMPLFGQIVDMLRAERVKIHPGPRFASYLTFSPLEVQSMRTEYCDLECCIEVVDGLQAAVEHIHKYGSFHTDVIVTENEDTAEQFLQHLDSACVFWNASSRFADGYRFGLGAEVGISTARIHARGPVGLEGLLTTKWVLRGDGHAAADFAQPGGIEFLHEDLRTARAEELQQFT
- the aldh18a1 gene encoding delta-1-pyrroline-5-carboxylate synthase isoform X1 codes for the protein MLLQRLCSRIQLDPPKHYWRTTRTLSQGQRGGGPFSHRGELRNAKRIVVKLGSAVVTRGDECGLALGRLASIVEQVAVLQNQGREMMIVTSGAVAFGKQRLRHEILLSQSVRQALHSSHSQLKDTLMPVLEARACAAAGQSGLMALYEAMFSQYSTCTAQVLVTNLDFYDEQKRKNLNSTLQELLRMNIVPIVNTNDAVVPPPQPDSDLQGVNVISIKDNDSLAARLAVEMEADLLIALSDVEGLYNRPPGTDDAKLIDTFYPGDQQSITYGTKSRVGIGGMEAKVQSSIWALQGGTSVVIANGTHPKVTGHVIADIVEGKKVGTFFSETKPAGLTVEQQTEMARNVGRKLAALRPEQRSEIIFRLADILIDRKEDILSANKMDVDMAVSSGQLPAALLARMSLCPAKLDSLASGLRQVALAALDCVGRVVRKTRVAHKLELEQITVPIGVILVIFEGRPDCLPQVSALAIASGNASLLKGGKEMANTNRVLHGITQEALAMHDVKEAVQLVSTREEVWDLCRLDKMIDLIVPRGSAELLRDIRRASKGVPVLGHSDGICHVYVDVQADPDKAVKIVRDSKCDYPAACNSMETLLIHRDVLSMPLFGQIVDMLRAERVKIHPGPRFASYLTFSPLEVQSMRTEYCDLECCIEVVDGLQAAVEHIHKYGSFHTDVIVTENEDTAEQFLQHLDSACVFWNASSRFADGYRFGLGAEVGISTARIHARGPVGLEGLLTTKWVLRGDGHAAADFAQPGGIEFLHEDLRTARAEELQQFT